One stretch of Anolis sagrei isolate rAnoSag1 chromosome 11, rAnoSag1.mat, whole genome shotgun sequence DNA includes these proteins:
- the ST6GALNAC4 gene encoding alpha-N-acetyl-neuraminyl-2,3-beta-galactosyl-1,3-N-acetyl-galactosaminide alpha-2,6-sialyltransferase, with amino-acid sequence MQVLPRVFFTLVVLSAGSLLYILLCPRFCVPLCWLSCRHLEEEQESRLLPEPLADAQFKGYISVPEGKPLARAPCRHCAVVSSSGQMLGSRSGKEIDAKECVLRMNQAPTQGFEEDVGGRSTVRVVSHTSIPLLLRNQSYFFTRSRDTLYVVWGPPRLMSREKTGLVYRALLKVKEMYPSLRLYTLTEEMMAHCDALFQLETGKDRMKSGSFLSTGWFTMVLAMELCEQIFVFGMVSESYCRNQSQPPVPYHYFEKGRLDECRMYLAHERAPRGGHRFITEKAVFSRWAKKRNIVFTHPSWPEG; translated from the exons ATGCAGGTGCTT cCTCGCGTCTTCTTCACCCTGGTTGTGTTGTCGGCCGGCTCCCTCCTGTACATCCTGCTCTGCCCGCGCTTCTGTGTGCCGTTGTGTTGGCTCAGCTGCCGGCACCTGGAAGAAGAGCAGGAGAGCCGCTTGCTGCCAGAACCGCTTGCGGACGCCCAGTTCAAAGGTTACATCAGCGTTCCGGAGGGGAAG CCCTTGGCCCGAGCGCCATGCCGCCACTGCGCAGTGGTATCCAGTTCAGGGCAGATGCTGGGCTCCCGTTCGGGGAAGGAGATTGACGCAAAGGAGTGCGTCCTGCGCATGAACCAAGCCCCGACGCAGGGCTTCGAGGAGGACGTGGGTGGCCGCAGCACCGTCCGGGTGGTCTCCCACACCAGCATCCCCCTCCTCCTGAGGAACCAGTCCTACTTCTTCACGCGGTCGCGGGACACCCTCTACGTCGTCTGGGGGCCCCCCAGGCTGATGAGCCGGGAGAAGACCGGCCTGGTCTACAGGGCCCTCCTGAAGGTGAAGGAGATGTACCCCAGCCTCCGCCTCTACACGCTGACTGAGGAGATGATGGCGCACTGCGACGCACTCTTCCAGCTGGAAACGGGGAAGGACAG GATGAAGTCTGGCTCGTTCCTCAGCACTGGCTGGTTCACCATGGTTTTGGCCATGGAGTTGTGCGAACAGATCTTCGTCTTCGGCATGGTCAGCGAGAGCTACTGCAG GAACCAGAGCCAACCCCCCGTGCCTTACCACTATTTCGAGAAGGGCCGGCTGGACGAATGCAGGATGTACCTGGCGCATGAACGGGCCCCGCGAGGCGGGCACCGCTTCATCACGGAGAAGGCGGTCttttcccgctgggcaaagaaGAGGAACATTGTCTTCACGCATCCCTCGTGGCCAGAAGGATAG